CTTGGTATGCTTGGCAAGTAGTTTCCGGTTAAATATCTGCAAACCATCCAGTACACCAGAGACTGAGGGCCCTGGCAAAACCCCAACCATCTTCTATAGCTTCCAGATAACCGCGGAGAAAAGAGAAAATGTGTACAGAAATACATCACTGAGAATAAGCAAAATCAGTGATACCGGAACCAACATAATATAACATTATAAATAACATAGACTTAGGAACACTTAGACTGATGGCAGTTTGGTACAATAATTGCGTATGATAAAATCATGCAAAACAATGAACAAAGTGGTGTAATAACAGACAAAGAGATAGAAAAGAAGAATTTTCTAAGTTGGTACTGTATGTATGCGACCAACGATGATATTGACAAAGCAAACACGATTAATAAGCCCGCTATGGACAGGCTGATTAATGAATACTCCTATGAAATCGAAAGAGTGAGTATTTCAAGAAACTTACGAGAGGAACTTTTTTAAATTTATAACGAGGTATTTATATGGAAACAGCACAGAACAAATCATACAGGAAATTACAGGTAGAAACGGCTAGCCCGATAGACCTGGTTATAATGTTGTATGACAGGGCAATTGTTTTGTTTGATAAAGCCAGAAAAGAGATCCTAGATAAACAATATGAAGCAAAAGGCCATACTCTGAATAAAGCTACAAGTATCATTTTTGAACTGCTATCAACATTAGATAAGGAAAAAGGTGGCGAGATAGCTACTTCATTATCAGGTTTATATAACTTCGTATTACGTGAAATAACTGATGCTAATACAAACCTGAACACAAAAGCATTAGACAACGCAAAGAAAGTCATGTCTGAATTAAGGGAATCCTGGAATAACATAAAAGACAATAAAGAGTTAGATGTTAATACCCGTGAGCATTTCAGCAGCAGTATTGACATCTCTGGATAAAGACTATGGAATACCCTGAGAAGGATAATATAAAAGATACACTTTCTTATTTACATGCTAAGAAAAAGTATTACGAAAAAATTCTTGAGCTATCAGAAATCCAGGAGGAAGTTGTACTTTCTAAAAACATAAAAAAACTCAGCTTGATAACCATGGAGAAGGAAAATTATATTAAAGAAATTAAATCTTTAGATAGAAATAATACAAAAATAGTGAAAGAGTTAAGTACAAATAACAAAAGCCTCATATTAGATAAACGAATAAATTCTTTGGTAAATCGTTTACACACTTTAGTTATTAAAGTACGAGATTACGACCTGAATAGCATTGCTCATATAAAATCTTCACTAGAAATTACGAAAACTAAACTTAACAAAAGAAGAACAGCACAACAATCTATGAGATATCAGCCAATCCAACCCTCCAGGTATGTAGATATAATAAAATGAAAATGTATGTAACTCTGGAAAACATCCTTTCTGGCCATCGAAAAATCAGGCAACAGTCTAGGCTATCGTTAAACCTTTTTCACACTCTGTACACATTTGACTATTCTAATTGTCTACTGCCACGGTTGAATGATTGTCATCTTAGCTTTAGGGTATAGGACTTCTTCCACTTATACAAATAATAAAAATGCTGATATCTCTGTATTCATATTGATAAGTTGTCTAAGAATATCTTTCTTTGGTTAGTTTACCCTTTTTAAAAAATAATCGTCCCATTCGATTTTGACTTAATTATTGACATGCAAAACCGATAATATTTATATATATATGAGATTTCGTAACATATAACTTCAACTGGCAAAGGCAGTGATTTAAATATTACCTTCAGCATATTTTATAACAAAGAAACGAAGATCTCTTTAATAGAATTAGAATCCTTTCAGGAAATA
The window above is part of the Candidatus Scalindua japonica genome. Proteins encoded here:
- the fliS gene encoding flagellar export chaperone FliS, which codes for METAQNKSYRKLQVETASPIDLVIMLYDRAIVLFDKARKEILDKQYEAKGHTLNKATSIIFELLSTLDKEKGGEIATSLSGLYNFVLREITDANTNLNTKALDNAKKVMSELRESWNNIKDNKELDVNTREHFSSSIDISG
- the flgN gene encoding flagellar export chaperone FlgN, which gives rise to MEYPEKDNIKDTLSYLHAKKKYYEKILELSEIQEEVVLSKNIKKLSLITMEKENYIKEIKSLDRNNTKIVKELSTNNKSLILDKRINSLVNRLHTLVIKVRDYDLNSIAHIKSSLEITKTKLNKRRTAQQSMRYQPIQPSRYVDIIK